A window of Chlorocebus sabaeus isolate Y175 chromosome 14, mChlSab1.0.hap1, whole genome shotgun sequence contains these coding sequences:
- the LYG2 gene encoding lysozyme g-like protein 2 — MGNKEQETQHFRTKATALEKLEVQFAAEYRRHLQTERGHFLCKVANKNRSWKIRFPAMLSSVVFWGLIALIGTSRGSYPFTHSMNPHLHPRLYHGCYGDITTMKTSGATCDANSVMNCGIRGSEMFAEMDLRAIKPYQTLIKEVGQRHCVDPAVIAAIISRESHGGSVLQDGWDHRGLKFGLMQLDKQAYHPVGAWDSKEHLSQATGILTERIKAIQKKFPTWSAAQHLRGGLSAFKSGIEAIATPADIDNDFVNDIIARAKFYKRQSF, encoded by the exons ATGGGGAACAAAGAGCAGGAGACTCAGCATTTCAG GACAAAGGCCACCGCTTTGGAAAAGCTTGAAGTGCAGTTTGCTGCTGAGTACAGAAGACATTTGCAAACAGAGAGGGGACATTTTCTCTGTAAGGTTGCAAACAAG AACAGGTCCTGGAAGATCAGATTCCCCGCCATGTTATCCTCTGTGGTGTTTTGGGGACTAATTGCCCTCATTG GCACTTCCAGGGGCTCGTACCCCTTCACCCACTCAATGAACCCTCACCTACATCCGCGCCTGTACCACGGCTGCTACGGGGACATCACGACCATGAAGACCTCTGGGGCTACTTGTGATGCAAACAGTGTGATGAACTGCG GGATCCGTGGTTCTGAAATGTTTGCTGAGATGGATCTGAGGGCCATAAAACCTTACCAGACTCTGATCAAAGAAGTCGGGCAGAGACACTGCGTGGACCCTGCTGTCATTGCAGCCATCATCTCCAGGGAAAGTCATGGCGGATCTGTCCTGCAAgatggctgggaccacagggggcTTAAATTTGGCTTGATGCAG CTTGATAAACAAGCGTACCACCCTGTTGGTGCCTGGGACAGCAAAGAGCATCTTTCACAGGCTACTGGGATTCTAACAGAGAGAATTAAGGCAATCCAGAAAAAATTCCCCACGTGGAGTGCTGCTCAGCACCTCAGAG GTGGTCTCTCAGCTTTTAAGTCAGGAATTGAAGCTATTGCCACCCCAGCGGACATAGACAATGACTTCGTCAATGATATCATTGCCCGAGCTAAGTTCTATAAAAGACAAAGCTTCTAG